Part of the Mya arenaria isolate MELC-2E11 chromosome 8, ASM2691426v1 genome, AGcactgttaaatattattttggaatcaggtttgtcgaagtgttcgATAAAACTAattaccttatcaaacttcggtaattaAACAAATGCggtgctctttaagcggcatagactgcccttaggtataagtgaaaatcccaacttgccctaaaactttaaccggacgcggACACCGACGGctgggcgagtagtatagccctccttattctttgaataatcAAGCTAAAAAGTATCCATAATGCTTTATTCACATAATGTCAACGTATTGGCTTAGTGTTAACAAGACTTGGCATTCATAAAGACCATCACATGACCAAGTATACAAAATGTTATGAGGAATATTCTTCATTGATGAAAATACATGCATTACCATGATCGAGGTTTAGTGTACAttgtaaaaaggaaaacaacatGGTAACCAATGGGGTGTAGCGTCCACAAGCTCTTTCTGATACATTACACTCAAAACGGGAGACAGACGGAATCCCCCAGAAAGGTTTGCAAAGGTGGACAAAATCCCCAACCAATATTTGCAAAAGTGGACAAAATCCCCATCCAATATTTGTAAAGGTGTACAACATTCCCAATCAATATTAGCAAAAGTGGACAAATCTCTCCGCCAATATATGCAAAgggagaccccccccccccaataaatATCCATCAAGATTTGCAAAGGTGGACAAATCTCTCCACCAATATATGCACAGGtagaccccccccccaataaaTATCCATCAAGATTCGCAAAGGTGGACAAATTCCTCCACCAATATATGCACAGGtagatacccccccccccccccaaataaTATCCATCAATATTTGCAAAGGTGGACAAATCTCTCCACCAATATATGCAAAGGTAGACAACCCCCATCCCcaataaatattcatcaatatttgCAATAGTGGAGAAATCCCTCCATCAAGATTTGCAAAGGTGGACAAATTCCTCCACCAATATATGCAATGgtagaccccccccccccccccccaaaaaaaaaatccatcaatATTTGCAAAGGTGGACGAATCCCTCCACTAATATATGCAAAGGGAGAcacacacccccccccccccataaatATCCATCAATATTTGCAAAGGTGGACGAATCCCTCCACTAATATATGCAAAGgtagacccccccccccccccccccccaataataTCCATCAATATTTGCAAAGGTGGACAAATCCCTACATCAATATTTGCAAAGATGGACAAATTCCTCCATCAATATTTGCAAAGGTGGACAAATCCCTCCATCAATATTTGCAAAGGTGGACAAATTCCTCCATCAATATTTGCAAAGGTGGACAAATCCCTCCATCAATATTTGCAAAGGTGGACAATTTTTTCCAACAATGTTTGCAAAGGTGGACTTATCCCACCATCAATATTTGCAAAGGGGGATCACAGCCCACCTAAATGATATTCAACTTTTTGATAGAGAGTTTAAAGAGAGGGGGTGATTGTCTATCTTTATGTGGAAGGATTTTGTCCAGGTTTTCTTTTTGTTAGACTTTGGGATAAgcatcaaaaacaaatataactagGTTTCATGTaggtttatttttattgtcCTGAACAATAGGTATTAGTAAGCctcattcaataaaaaaactcaaAGATAAAGACACAGTACATCAAACTTCAACATTCTTGTACCCCTGATAAGCCAAATTATTAACATTCTTCAACAAGACCCCAAGCTGCTTCCCTGGCCCAACTTCGTATGTGCGCGGGAAGCCAGTTTCCTTCGGCCTCGTGTACAGGATGTGCAAGGTTTGTTCCCACTTCACAGGTGTTCTGTACTGCTTCAATAACATATTCACCTCCTTCTGCTGTAAATGTTCGTCTGCTTGAATTCTGttcaaattacaaaataatggtaatttaaaaaaaaatgtggtgAAATAATTTTTAGTCAATATTCCTTAGATATTGTAGATAGATCTTTATCTAAGGACGAAACCGGAAAAGCTATTTTCATTGGACAGTTTGATTAATTGGTCAACACAGTAAATGGGATTGCTGTAGATTTCTAACTATGTAATGCTGTACCATGATTCTAAAGAAGACCCTCATCAGTGTTACATGTTATCTAATCCAATGAAGTAGTTAAGTGTTTAAACTTAATACTGAAAAATAGttcatatatcaatatatatagtCAGCATCAATAAAGGTCactaatcaatatatatatatatagtcagcATCATTAAAGTACacttatcaatatatatatagtcagcATCGTTTATCAATTTGTAtgatatttcatgcattttcaaaGCAGGAAACAGCTTCTTACATTTTGCCGTCATAATTGCGGTGCACAGGAAATTTGGGCTTGTTTAACTGAAGATTCCAGAACATCTTCTTAAATCTTTTCCCTTCTCGGGATCCTTCAATACCCTGTCGCATCATGTCAGTGTGAAATGCCCCAGACACAGGCAGCCGCTTCATGCGTACGATATCAAACTCCTTGCCATACTGCTCCAGAAAAGTAAGGGCCTACAATACAAACAATCGAGACATACTACTATAACAATCTATAATAATAAATCACTTGACAAATTATATTCAACAGTACTGCTAAAAACCTTCAGACATAATGCAGGCAATAGTTGCAAAAAGAAATACACCATACATACCTTTAAATACagttaggccagagtttttttatctttagatttacgggagatttttcaaaaagttgggtaaggaggaggaaataaaaataaaaataaaatgcataaaatgtcccgaaggagaaataaatgaaaataaaatagatttttctccgattttttttattttttaaaccttcttatatcatgaagaccaaacacaccttacttgtgtcagctatttcataggctgaacAAAGGGTGAaagatcaccataaagtttcaaaagcataattaaaaggTCCTTTAttattgacctcaacactgtCAGTTCAAACGCTTATTGAAATtagttgtatatatttgttcgaatgcatctatgcatatgtggtgcatatattatcaacccatagattttatgaaacatgtcagtgtaataaagaagttaaaatggCCATTTgtaaccttttgcccacaatataagcatatcctttccattgtgaagtattcaaacattgaacaaagtttcagacacggtattaaaggaggtcaaatgtgtttttctctctttaacgaaatagcaccgtgacaatttaccgtgatgtggtttttatatagaaaatattaccaaataaagtccaagccctgatggaaattcctcttcacttcaaagtttgacagggcttaccGATGCACAGACattcaaaatctacatttatgtacttcaccaaagaaaattcgggagcattaagataaatttgacaagtgttatatgtttcaaaaaaccgggtctaagaactgattttagaatcagtcctgaaCAATATCCTTCCTattccagctatgcccgttggcaatGAGCAATGTcttatcggaaacacacactatgttattattacatcattttcagtattctttaacgatttaaattctagatcattattaaactaattaacaactacgaacgtatcacgataccttgtgtttttctcttcaaatatgtgatcgtgaagcagtgtgttcaatgctcctTAGGgtcaaatttagaaaaaaatatccattttgactatgatgaacacgatatcattttgcagttaatgtttgtcagaagctacacatttttgcgctgtaatccaattcattcttgttaatatacgacgtgcgccaaTGACTTTAAATGGACAATACAACCcacgaatttctgtctccttattttgcCCGGAAGTTgcgcaatcattccacgaatcgcgaacaacatactgaatctacaaaaaaacCCACAATAAACGCGCTTTAAGTTCTCCccggtttgatttaaataaagaaacattaacaTCGGAACGTCTTTGTAGTAAAACCTTTCaatatagctgcagaaattgcgagaaataaggggtatgacattaactactttcacttttgacaggacgttgttatggtaacgggtacctgttctaTTTCCCCAgcgtatttccgactggttaacgtggtttgtgcagtaaaaagaccgataatgaatgacaattaatacaccagttggttctgagatatgggttatagaacactaattttattttatttttaacattggaacaacgttcgtcggaaaaaataaaaataaaactacgaaaatgaattttatttttatttgggttttgcaatatttaggtacggcgctcccgtaaatctaaagatataaaaactctggccttagtcagttacaaatatatttttgtctaaattattttattgagaaCTTTCAAAACAAGCTGCATGACTTTGAAACCACATTTTTACCATGATGCTTTATACTATTTTAAGTATATAGTACTATTTTCCCTCAAGttcatttacaataaatattgaaaccttttattataagtttgttttatgcAAAGTGTGTGTTTCAAGCCATCTTAAATTGATGAgcataaattataatatatataatgattaatagTTAGAAAAGAAGCCTAACTTGAACATATATTGAGACAACAATGCTTGgaatataaaagtgttttaattgtaGGAGGCAAATTGTATATGAAATGTAAGATGACTGACAATGTGACCACATGAAAAGTAAGAGACCGGCAGAGTAAGAAGTTATCAGAAAGGCCCTCAGGCCCCCTTCCCTAAGTGGCGAAAAAACACTGATTGTGAGGCTATTGCAATTTCTACTCACAGCATCGTCTCCTGCCACAACTTTCACATTGAGGCAGAGAAAGTTGGCTATACTACAGGTGGGATCCTCAATGCCCAACTTAGTCCTACAATACTCCTTGGCAGCCACCATTGCCGTCTTCAGCTTTGTCTTGTGGTTACATATCACAGTTAACATCCCACCCGCTGCCTTGTCAGAGGCAACCTGCATGGCCTCAGCTCTAAATTTTACGAGTTGTATTGCTgaaaatgtattattgtttatgtttcatattaACTGAAAGACATACCAAACATAATAAGAATTCTTTAATACCTACACTTAAGACTTTTAATTGTTCAGAATTTCTGCTATTTTGAATGTTCATATAGTACAGTGATTTCACATCTAATCATTTAGtaacttttttttcctttattggaaattaaaaaaataagtgtgaagattgaaatatacatgtatacatggtgACGTTCAAGAAAAGATAGATTTATTTGATTATCACTTTATTGATTGCTTTAATTTTAACTATGTGTAACTTAAATGGGCACAATATaagctaatgtttttttttcatctttttaatacattattatgtttaattcatttggcTTTATCGAtgaaaaagcatatgatttgtagATGAAAAGAAtgttagcctttataaatgccttttttcaatgaaaagcTGCCTGGTCACAAATCCCCAGTTAAAAAGGTGCCAAAATTGCGCTAACAAgttttaatctgtacacaattgtttgcattttgcatcaaccttttacttttaaacttaaaattaatcatttttcttaaatgaaatgggaattaaaatacaaaccaTCATCAAAGGAAATCATTTCACTGGCTGCAAGTGCTGTTATCTCTCCTACACTGAATCCTGCTGAACCAACTACATGTTCCAAGGCCTGAAGATCATAAAAAATGCCAATGCATGTAGATTGTATCCTGCTACATGTACAAATGTAGCAGTATAGACaagataatttcaaattattaaaagGAAAGAAAGAAGCTAATATTGAATGTTTTCCAAAATAACTATTCCACCGAAACTTCACAAGTTTGTCTTCTATGAGGATGTTGACACTAGTTACAGCTACAAATGTAAAGATGAccttttacttaattttgtaaTAAGCTTATTTGTATCAAAGTGATGTTTAATTTGGCAACAATGTACCTTTGGATTTTCTTCTCTTAGTTTTTCGATAGCTGCCAATGATGTCACTACAACAGCTGGCTGGCAGAACAAAGTTTTGTCTAATGTCTCTTTGGGTCCATTGATACACACATTGAGTAAATCATAACCAAGAATAGAACTAGCCCTGTGATATATTTCTTCAACTCCTGGGTATTTCAAAAGTTTCTTGCCCATTCCAACAAACTGACTACCTTGACCTGGGAAAAACAATATAGAAGTATCCTCAGGATCAATAGATGTTGGTCGGTAAGCATGCTTCTCCTGTCTGCGGCGTTCTTGTctatatttatcaaattctgAAGGAAACTGGTAATCTGATGGTTCTGTGGTTGTTGAGGAGAAATCTTCCGGAAAGCTTTGTGTGTTAAGAAAGTCTGGAGATGATGCAGATGTTTTCTCACCTCTGTAAATTTCAACATCATCCAAACTTAATCCCTTTTGTTCAATTCGTTTCTTTATTCTGTTTGGAATAAAAAGGTCAGCTTTATTTAATGACTTCTTACTTTCATTATCACTTGGTCC contains:
- the LOC128243166 gene encoding probable malonyl-CoA-acyl carrier protein transacylase, mitochondrial, yielding MSLKTAIRPTMFTYRAVHFHRQFFKLNLFKRLCSSNSDNGKGPSDNESKKSLNKADLFIPNRIKKRIEQKGLSLDDVEIYRGEKTSASSPDFLNTQSFPEDFSSTTTEPSDYQFPSEFDKYRQERRRQEKHAYRPTSIDPEDTSILFFPGQGSQFVGMGKKLLKYPGVEEIYHRASSILGYDLLNVCINGPKETLDKTLFCQPAVVVTSLAAIEKLREENPKALEHVVGSAGFSVGEITALAASEMISFDDAIQLVKFRAEAMQVASDKAAGGMLTVICNHKTKLKTAMVAAKEYCRTKLGIEDPTCSIANFLCLNVKVVAGDDAALTFLEQYGKEFDIVRMKRLPVSGAFHTDMMRQGIEGSREGKRFKKMFWNLQLNKPKFPVHRNYDGKIIQADEHLQQKEVNMLLKQYRTPVKWEQTLHILYTRPKETGFPRTYEVGPGKQLGVLLKNVNNLAYQGYKNVEV